The window tatacaagggttagatgagttgaccAGTTTAACATGTTGacttatttgactttgacttaatCGGAAATTGAGGGTTGTCACATAATGAAGGCACCTACGATGACTGTTAGAGAAGGTAGTCGGAGGTGGAAGGCGGTGGCTGTGGGTTGTGGTCAACAATAGAGTTTTAACctagagctctgataccatgttagaTAAAGGATTTATCGATTCTCAAAAGACAATtacataataatatataaataaatgacTAAACCTTAAAGGGCTTGGGCCTAAACCCTAATACTAACACAAACGAGTTGAGTCGAGCCCGATCCTGGCCACGCTCGGTTCGGTTCGTTTAAATACGAGACTCgtgctcgagctcggctcgattcgaggtTTATTTAATGAGCTCGGATCGAGCTCGTAAAGAGTTATACAAGCCCGACTCGGGATCAAGTTCGGCTCGTTTTTTATGTAATGTACCTAAATAAGCTCAAACTCGGttcgagctcgttaagaagctaATCTATTAATACACTAAATCCCCAATTCTccaaatatttgtttttttaatatatgaaaataaaaataaatcatattatatatAGACTCATGAGCCTAAACAAGCTTAGTaacataggctcgagctcgagctcgtttaataaacgagcttaatattaactcgtttaaaatcggtttcgagtcgagctttcaATGAGCCGATCCCGAATAGCTTGGTTCATTTGCAccataaatataatattaatttcaatatcaataataacatataattaaacaaatattaGTTAATGTCATATAACTATTAAGAATATGTATTCATATTGTTCAaaacaatatataaaaatatcataACTAATAATATCTAACACAATAAGAAACAAATATGATAACATGAAAAATAACTAACCATTTAATATTATTTACGTATAAAcaaatattcttatatttttatgatatttgataTCTATGATCTAACTAATCTAAAACATTAACTTCGTAATATTTGAGCAAAACATTAATATTATTTGTAAGATACAAACCAAATACATATGAATGTATATGAATATATGATACACAATTTTCAAATACTGTCACCGATCAACCATTCAAAATTAGGTTCTATGATATGTAATTTAGAATAAAGTCAGGTATATTAAATTATTTATGAGAAAGGCACCATGTCGACTTTAACCCCTTATATCGTTCTCAAGTTATCTAGCTAGTAGCTATGCACACTTCTTCTCCGGGAAAATGACTTGttaaggtaactaactatttcaattgtccatatataggtaatgttctttttttttgtacacattaaggtaactaatttgttttgtttgttcacatttaggtaataTGACCGGCTATCACCTGTTTGTGCTTATGTGGCATCCACCTGGCATATGACTTGAATACGTTGCACCTACGTGGCATGGTGCAtatatgggaaaatgacttattaaggtaactaactatttcagttgtccatatataggtaatgttttttttttgtacacattaaggtaactaacttgttctgtttgttcacatttaggtaatatgaccggctatcaactgtttttgcttatgtggcatccatctggcatatgacttgaaTACGTTGCACCTACGTGGCATCCACCTGGAATATGACTTGTTTtggttcttcttcctcatcttatTCTTCAAAACGACAAGATGAATTTCAAGCTGATCATCCGTGTGATTGTGGCTTACGATCTCGTGTGAAGATTTCAAGAACTCCTGACAACCCATGAAGAAAATTTAGAGTTTGTCAAAACTCGATTGTAAATCAATATTGTTGAATATGTTGCAGGAGTTCTTGAAATCTTCACACGAGATGGTAAACCGCAATCACACGGATGATCAGCTTCAAATTCATCTTATCATTTTGAAGAataagatgaggaagaagaagccATCGTCGATcgatctagggtttagaattaggGGTGGAATCGTATGACACAGTTATAGTGTAATCGAATGAAGACAATATATGCACCATGCCACGTAGGTACAACGTATTCAAGTCATATGTCAGGTggatgccacataagcaaaaacagttgatagccggtcatattacctaaatgtgaacaaacagaacaagttagttaccttaatgtgtacaaaaaaaagaacattacctatatatggacaactgaaatagttagttaccttaataagtcattttcccatataTGCACCATGCCAAGTAGGTGCAACGTATTCAAGTCATATGCCAGGTggatgccacataagcaaaaacatgtgatagccggtcatattacctaaatgtgaacaaacaaaacaagttagttaccttaatgtgtacaaaaaaaagaacattacctatatatggacaattgaaatagttagttaccttaataagtcattttccccatCTTCTCCTATTCATGTGATTAAAATCAAAGTTTACTACCTAAAATACAATAATACAACACTTTGACATTTGAAACTGTGTGCTTGCTATTGTTGGTTTCTCACCACTACCTTAAGAAAGTAAATACTATTTCACtaatgccaaaaaaaaaaaaaaagactatgTTATAGTtaactttttaataaaataaataatttttctatttctACCATAATTTAGTAAATAAGTTGCTTTAGTAAATATTTTTACCAACTACACTTTTAACGCAATAGAGCAGTGGACTGAACCCTATTATCGTCGTTTGGGCCAAAGGGCGTTCAAATAGGCCCAAAATACTCCAAGCTTCCCAACATAAAAAGCACATCGCCATAAACCCTAGATGCCGCAGCCTGTAATCACTACACGAATTCTCTCTACCTCCGAAGGAAAAATCAAACCAGAGAAGCTGCACCATGGTAATCTCTTCGTTCTCCTTCTTTAGGTGTTGTATATTTTCTTGAGTCCTTCATTCGCTTGATTTGTTACAACCATAGATATGTTTTACATTCAATCCTTAAGAATGTTCAAGTGTCTGTAATGATTCTGTGTTATGATTGTTTCCTTTAGGCTGTAACCAGTAGCGTTTTTTACTCGATTAGGATCTATACGACTTAATTTCCGATCTAATCCGCTTTTACTCTAATGAGCTGAGAATATTCGTTCAACGATTGATGCTAAGTTTTGATCGTATAAACAATGCTTTAGTTCCGCGAATATCCAACTAACTCAAAAATCGACCCATTATCGTTATTTACATCTTCGTTGGTTTTGGTGATGTTCGTAATCCGATTACGTTTTACAACAAAGAAATTGATTTGATCTCTTTTTCAGTTGTTTCATTGTTCTCAAACTGATAATTTTTACTTGATTCTTCAAACAGTCTAAGCGAAAAGTTAGAGAGCCAAAGGAAGAGAATGTCACTCTTGGACCCGCTACCCGAGATGGAGAGCTTGTATTTGGTGTGGcgcatatctttgcatctttcaATGACACTTTCATTGTAAGTTCAATTCTATATCATTTTTTGTACAAAATATACAGTTTAATGATTAGTTTGTTTTTGACTGATTTATATCCACTGATTTTTTTCAGCATGTGACTGATATCTCTGGAAGAGAAACCATGGTTCGGATTACTGGTATGATTTGTTTCTTTAATTAACCCTCTAAATATTTTGTGGTGGAAAGAGTTAAGTTAATATATTTTTCAAATATGTTAATTTACTAACATACCCTTTTGTAACTAGGTGGGATGAAGGTGAAAGCTGATAGAGATGAGTCATCTCCCTATGCTGCTATGCTTGCTGCGCAAGATGTTTCCCAGAGATGCAAGGTGCTCCATTTTTCTCATCAAGAGCTTTATTAACAATAAATTAGTAAAAAAATTTACTTCATAAACTCATTGGAATATTTGTCTAAACATATTTCTGTTTATAACTTTTTAGGAACTTGGCATCAATGCTCTTCACATAAAGTTGAGGGCAACTGGAGGCAACAAGACCAAGACACCTGGTCCAGGTGCCCAGTCTGCCCTTAGGGCTCTTGCTCGTTCTGGCATGAAAATTGGACGAATTGGTAATTATCAGTTTTAGCATTGAAACTAAATATTATTTGTGTATTGTTTTTTTAAAGTGGAAAATAAAAGTACTGTATTTAACAATAAAATCTTGTTGTGTGATGAATCAGAGGATGTGACTCCAATTCCCACAGATAGCACTCGCCGAAAGggtggaagaagaggaagaaggctGTGATTGGTTGGTTTATTGTGGTCTAGTCATATTTCCATTTTTGGAATATTGTTATTTCGATGTTTTGACAACAACAATGTTTAGGATCTCTTTGTGTTTTGGCCGACATTTTTGGTTTTGTTGTCTTTTATGAATGGATGATGTTTGGGTGACATGCTTGTGTTGGTAAATCATTATCTATACATTTGCTAGCCATGATTGCAGAACATGAGAACTATATACTTCTGACAATTTATCTTCTTAAGCCATAtcactcttttctttttcaaatgaaCACTACTGAATAAAAATAATACCGACAAGTAGCAATTAATATATTGGAGACTTCAAAAATAGTTTTGCCTGGTAACGCTAAAGtgaatttaatttgttttttgcATTTTTAAATATACAAAGCTAGTATTTTTTTAACAAATTAATAAGGTGTTTGTTATTTGAACCACATCCGTAGCTTTTGTAGCAAAATGGGTTAACCAAATATTTGCAACCTTTGTAACAAAAGGAGGCGAACAAAATATTTGTAAGCCTTTGTACAAAAAGAGGTTTTGTACTAAAAGAGGTGAACTGAATATTTGCAGCCGTTGTAGCAAAAGAGACGAACCAAATGATAACATCTGCAGTCTATTTTTAAGTAGCTgttattttcatatttttagtaacaaaaaacttgattttcagtattattttcacattttttttaacgctgtttttatattttcagcaaaaaaaaacttgattttcAGCATTCTTATGAAGTTTCGAGCAAAATGCACAACAAATATGATTTTCAGCACTATTTTCATATATTCAGCAATAAAAAACTTGATTTTTAGCAATCTTCTGAAATTTCCAGCAAAATATACAAGGAATATGATTCAGCAACATTTAACAAGAATTTTACATAATAAAAACTATCTTCAACCATATTTTCGGATTTCCAACAACAAATTCAAGCAACAATAAGCAATTTCAGCAAAATTAAACTACATATTTCAGTTCATTAGAGAGTTTTCAAGCAAGATTAATAATCAATTTGATGTTAGAACTGAAAAAAAATGAAGGGAAAAGAAAACAAACTTGTTCGTTGCATAGCTGTTAGTCTGCGACGGGAGAAGCGTTTCCTGTCACCTGTAATCGGAGAGGAGGCGGCAGTGCTGATCGTAGAAGATGAACGATGAAGATGATGCTGGAGCGAGGCAAGAACATCGATGGTGGGTGGAACGTGAGAATGGAGGCGCCAAATAAGAAAAAAAGGCGTTTTTTAAGGTTAAAACACTTCACATATCTTAGAAGATGCTAGTCCATGTCTGTGTGGTAAAGACTTCGCGTAAACGTTTTTAGATCTGTccacttcgaaaaaacaaacacacTGTGAGGACATATGTTTGCACGTGGTCTGCGCGATGCATATAAAAGTGATTTCACAGATCTGCAGCCAAAAAACAAATAACCCCTAAAATGTTAAATTTTGATAAGATACAAGATGTGATGAAATCATATTGCTTTCGAATAAAGTCCCCAACAATCCATCAAAAAGCTTATCCATACATAAGAAATCCATATTGTGACTATAGCTTCCATAATTAGAAATGGTTTCAATCCTAATCTATTTGTGTTTCTTGGTTGGTGATAggtaattttgttaattttgtgtGCCTTGACAATGTTGAGTCTTATGCTTGCTTCTTGTGTCATTCTGTTTAAAAACTATAAAATTCAAGGAATCAAGACAAAGGGGCAAGAACCTTTAGTTTCCATAGGAACTGGTCTTTCATATTATTTTGCTATACCCCATATCATTTGGAATTAAATAAATCTTTTCCACAGGATGATTTTATCATTTGCATCTTTTCCTTAGCAAAACTTAGGTGTGTTTGGTTGTAGAAAACTATTGTTATTTTCTAAAAAactattttcagaaattagagttgaattttcatttttggttttcaatgaaaatttttggaaacACGTTTGGTTGGAACCTGTAGAATTTTCATTCTCCATCTTAGAAATTTAGAAAATTGtggaaaactgtaaaaatcacttttctaatttacatacaatttggaaaacagaaaattttcttGGAAATTAGCATGTTCCATGTCAAAAAGACTATCACTTGTCAGTCCAATTATGAATTTCTACCTAATTACAAATTAAATGAACTATATCtacatgcatggatgtaaagggtATAATTATGGGCAAGGATGGATCAATTTTAAGAGAAATCAAATATCCTCTTTTGTTCCTACTAAATCTTGCTACCaaattaaatgatgacatgtgttatattaatgtattaaaatatcattaaataatcattaaatgttacacatgtcatTATTTAATTGGGTAGGAGGATTTTAATTTTCATGTCTAAGCCTAGAATGAAATTTAAAGAGATAAAGAACCAAACTTTACATTTTATTGATTTTGAAATCTTTTCCAAAAATAGGTGAAAAGTAGAGTTATGGGGGTATCCCTCAAATTCATGGGTTGCATGATAAGGAAATCTAACCGTTGTGTTGGTTGCGAGCAAAACTCTTCTACCTCATCCATAGTTGTGTTGCAACATCTCATTACACccctgaagaagaagaaaagatcgTGAAGGAAGCAATTTAGGTGGTATTTGTTTTTTGGTAAAAAGTATTTTTGACCTTCTATGTAGACATTAGAGGAAAAAACTATTTTAGAAGACAAAAAGACATAAAAATCTTTTTGACATCTTTTCCCGACAAAAAATAGTTTTTGATTTTGAAGGCGTTTTCTAAATTCTAACCATATGTGATATCTATTTTTACACCACCAATGTTGCCAACACCCCCcatcgccaccaccacctccactttTTCCCCTACCTCCGCCATCTCCACCATCATTGCTACCACCAACATCACCACTCTTTTTTATGAAGACTTtaagttacaaaaaaaaaaatcttataccAAATGTATTTCACCTCTTCAAAAACAAACACCGCCTCACTGAAGGAACATAGGAACATGCAGATCATAATTTCATCAATCACTTAACATTGTGAACGAACATATAACGAATGAGAGCATGATACAACTCAAAACATAAAGTAACTGAACCATTTAGCTAACAAATAAAAAAAGACTTCTCTTTTTTAATTTAAGGATCGAAAGCATACTTTTGTTGAAGGATGAACCCAAAGAGAAGGAGAAACTAATCATTACCCAAAGCTTCAAAGAATCTAGTCTGAAATAATAATGGACATACAATTAGCATTGTTCTCAAAATGTAAAGGAATCTCCACCAGTACATCAATTAGaacaatttatatatttaaatatataGACCACATAATTCCTCCCATTTCAATCCTGCAAAtctattccaaaaaaaaaaaaaaacacttgatCACTTAATATGCCTATTATATGCAGTGAAACCATTATGTGCTTATTTGTAGGGTTTAGTTAGACCCATTTAGGTAGCTTCTAACATAAATGTCATAACTGTGTTGTCCATAATTAGGATCACATGGGCTCAGAAATTTTGATTGgtcttatttcatgttcttgtttgattgttgccTTATGGTAGGATTTTCGAATGCTTATTTGGCTCGGTGTTATGCATTACATGATATATATTGCCTTATGGGAGGATAATGTGAATCAATGAAAATAGTTAACAAGGGCGGTTTTACTATGGTGCCCATAGTGGCACCAACAATGTTTGATTTTTCGGATGCAATGTAAAAAGTTtcaaaaaattttgaatttttttttttctattatcatGTGACACTATTAAATTTCCCATGACACCCCTACTATGAAATCTTGCGTCTGCCCCTTACAGTTAGAGTGTATTCTTAGGAATCTAAGAACACTAATGAAACATATAAGTAATATTTGATTCACCCAGTAATTGAAACTTCATGTGATCTCCAGGAACAATTATACATAGGTGAGGAAGATAGTATGAGtttgtactactgaaaacacattATAGATATTTGAGTTGAAAGAATCACGTAGGGGCCTAAAGAGTTGGTGAGTGATATGTGATAGTAAAAGAAAAacattataataaatgtattactTTGATTTCATAATGATGGCGACTACTAGATATGGATCTAGGGAACCCGAGAGTTATGAGGTGCCTGAACTCAAAGAGATTATTGCTAGCGAGGCCAGGATAGCTGTGTAGGAGTTACTTCTAGGATTGTTTGCTGGAAATCTGAGCTGGACAACAGCCATTGGCCAAAATGAAATCTGAGTTGGATTGTTTGTGCTACTGAAAACACATTATAGATATTTGAGTTGAAAGAATCACGTAGGGGTTGGAGCAACCAACCAGAAGGATATATTATGGTTCTGATTCATCCAGCAAAAGGGAATAAGCATGAAACACCAAACCATAACACACAAATCCAGATTGATGTATCAAAAGTTGCATGTTAAAAGTTATTAAGAGTCCACATAATCTCAATGTTCATAGATAGATAGCATCACCATACTCCCATAACAATCAAAATCTACTTGTACTGTGTATACAAGCAAGAACAATAATAGCACCTAGGCTACGTCTGTCTGTCTCATCACCTTCAGGATTTACAAAATTCTATTTACAGTAAAGCTTCCTTTCTATTTCCTATCTTTCCTCTACTGCAAATCAGGGTTAATCTTTAGATGCACGTCCTTCCCCACGTGGCATTTTCTTTGAAGCCACTGCAAGataacaacaaaatcaaataatttaaCTTTTTCATACTAAAATATATAGACATATGTTACCCGtaacacagagagagagagagagagagagagagagagagagagagagcatacAATCTTCAACATCTTTTAGTTGATAATAATGAGGCGCTATTTCCACAAGCCACTCGGGTTTCAACTCGCTGACCTGTCGCATGTACTCCTTAGTTGTCAGAACCAGTTCATGGTATACCACCCACCTAGGAAGTACCTTAACcaccaaaaaaacaaaacaaacatcATAAATCATATcaacacaaaaataaataaataataatccaCCACCTACCTGAGATAAACCAGAGCTGGGGTGAATATAAACAGTCTGCGGATGTTTGACAGTTCTATACGATCCATTCTTTTGCATCTTGGCCGAGTGTGGGAAGTATCCTGAAGTTATAGATTTCTTAATTGCTTCCAAGTCCCCGGGGTTCGACACTATTTCAATTTCAACCCTTTCCAATAACCCCTCCAGTTGATCTCTAATATCCCGTGCCCTTTTCATACTCCTCACCTGAATGTAATTCTCATAACACCACTGAGTAGAGAAGTTCGTTTCCTTCCACGAACTATAaacctgaaaaaaaaatcaaaacttatAATAACT of the Lactuca sativa cultivar Salinas chromosome 6, Lsat_Salinas_v11, whole genome shotgun sequence genome contains:
- the LOC111882219 gene encoding 40S ribosomal protein S14-3, translating into MSKRKVREPKEENVTLGPATRDGELVFGVAHIFASFNDTFIHVTDISGRETMVRITGGMKVKADRDESSPYAAMLAAQDVSQRCKELGINALHIKLRATGGNKTKTPGPGAQSALRALARSGMKIGRIEDVTPIPTDSTRRKGGRRGRRL